In Archaeoglobus profundus DSM 5631, the sequence TCTTGCCGTGATTATATCATAATCACCTTCCAACATCAGTTGTAAGACCTCTAGGACCGCCAAATCGTCATCGACGATCATTATACGCTTTCTTCTACGATTATCGTTAGTTGCCATTTCCTCTACCCCTCCTCGATCATATTTATGATGTCTATGATGTTTTGATGTTGTTAAGAGCTTATTTAACACTTTTCTTTTTCCTATACACTCCAATGGTTTGGCAGACAACAAAGAAGAAATACCAAGCCGCCGCCGGGATTTGAACCCGGGACCTGGTGATTACGAATCACCCGCTCTACCAGGCTAAGCCACGGCGGCTTGTATTCTCTTAACTTCAATCAGTTTAATAAGGTTTTTGATTAATCGGACGGTTAGTTCGGCAAAGATAAATAAACTCTTGAAAAACCTGTCGCTATGATTGTCTCAAAGAGCGACATTCTAAGCATTCGAAAAAAAATTGATTGGGATTTCTACATTGAGAAAGTCAAGCCGATAGTTGAAGAGGTTAAAAGGAGAGGGGACGAAGCCCTAATAGAGTTTACGATGAAGTTCGATGGAGTTAGGCAGAAATATCTAAGAGTGCCTAAGGAGGAAATAGATCAAGCTTACGACCTCGTTGATGATGAAATAATAGATGCTCTCGAGATTGCTAGGGAGAACATAGAGAGGTTCCATTCCATAACCGCCGTAGATAGAGACATCAAGATAGATTTCGGTGATTGCATACTGGGAAAGAGGTACACTCCAATAGAATCTGTAGGAGTTTACATACCCGGAGGGAGAGCAAGTTATCCTTCAACTGCTTTAATGGCCGGGATTCCTGCCAAAATAGCCGGAGTCGAAAGGTTGGTAGCCTGCACGCCCCCAGATGAAAGTGGTGGTGTAAAGCCTTTAACGCTTGTAGCTTGCGATCTGGCCGGATTCGATGAGATATACGTCGTTGGAGGAGCACAAGCCATAGCTGGAATGGCTTATGGAACAGAAACCATAGAGCCAGTTGAAAAGATAGTAGGTCCCGGAAACGTATACGTTACTGCGGCTAAGCTCCTAGTTCAGAAGGATGTCGCCATAGATATGCCCGCAGGACCGTCTGAAATCTTGATAATCGCAGATGAAACTGCAAATCCGAAGTACGTTGCATTCGATTGCCTAGCTCAGCTTGAGCACGATCCAAATGCGCTGGCAATAGTTTTAACGACTTCAAAGGATCTGGCTGAAAACGTTGAAAGAATTGCAAATGCTGAAGGTGGTAGCCTAAACCTAGAGAATCTGAAGATTGTAATCGTTGAGTCAATCGATGAAGCTTTAGAGCTTTCGAACAAGATTGCCCCAGAGCATCTCTCAATAGTCTGTGAAAACGCTGAAAAGTTGCTTGAAAAGGTTAAAAACGCTGGCAGTGTTTTTATAGGAGAGTTCAGTCCAGTTGCTTGTGGAGATTATGCAAGCGGAACCAACCATATTCTTCCCACATCCGGATATGCAAGAATTTACTCTGGTTTGAGTGTTGAGACGTTTATGAAGCACATGACGTATCAAATTCTGACAAAGTCCGCACTTAACAGGATTGGAGAGGCCGTAATAAGATTGGCCAAAGCTGAAGGTTTGGAGTTCCATGCCAAGTCTGTTGAGATTAGGCTTAAGGAAGAGTAATATACCGCATTGAGATACTTCGCTTCCATGCAGAGGAAGTGGACGAGTGAGATAGGGGACGAAGATGTTGGGAAAGACATCTTGCTTTACGGTTGGGTTCACGAAATAAGAGACTTAGGAGGGCTAATCTTCATAATACTCAGAGACAGGGAAGGGTTTATCCAAGTAACCTTACCCAAGAAGAAAGTTCCCGCTGAAACATTTGAACTGGCAAAGAAGCTTAAAAGAGAGAGTGTGATAAAGGTCGTCGGAACGGTGAAAAAGGAACCCAAAGCCCCTCAGGGTTATGAAGTTATCCCGAAGGAAATAGAGGTTTTGAATGAGGCGGAAGTTCCTCTACCTTTAGAAGTCACAGAAAAAGTTCCTGCTGAGCTAGATACCAGATTGGATCACAGATTCTTGGACCTCAGGAAGCCGAAAATTCAAGCTATATTTAGAATAAGGCATCAGATGCTTCAGAGCGTTAGAGCATTTCTATGTGAGCACGGATTTATCGAAGTAAATACACCTAAGATCGTTTCCACAGCAACGGAGGGAGGAACAGAGCTCTTTCCGATAAGCTACTTTGAAAAGGAGGCTTTTCTAAATCAGAGCCCTCAGCTGTACAAACAGATACTAATGTCTGCAGGATTTGAAAGGGTGTTCGAGATAGGCCCCATATTCAGAGCTGAGGAACATAACACGACCAGACATCTTAACGAAGCTATATCGATTGACATCGAGATGAGTTTCACAGATCATGAGGGTGTTATGAAGATTTTGGAGGAGTTGATAGTTAGAGTTTATGAGGATGTTGTTGAGAACTGTGAGAAGTTCTTGAACTGGCTAAATTTGAAGCTTGATATACCAAGCTTGCCGTTTGAAAGAGTTACGTACGATGAAGCTTTAG encodes:
- the hisD gene encoding histidinol dehydrogenase, coding for MIVSKSDILSIRKKIDWDFYIEKVKPIVEEVKRRGDEALIEFTMKFDGVRQKYLRVPKEEIDQAYDLVDDEIIDALEIARENIERFHSITAVDRDIKIDFGDCILGKRYTPIESVGVYIPGGRASYPSTALMAGIPAKIAGVERLVACTPPDESGGVKPLTLVACDLAGFDEIYVVGGAQAIAGMAYGTETIEPVEKIVGPGNVYVTAAKLLVQKDVAIDMPAGPSEILIIADETANPKYVAFDCLAQLEHDPNALAIVLTTSKDLAENVERIANAEGGSLNLENLKIVIVESIDEALELSNKIAPEHLSIVCENAEKLLEKVKNAGSVFIGEFSPVACGDYASGTNHILPTSGYARIYSGLSVETFMKHMTYQILTKSALNRIGEAVIRLAKAEGLEFHAKSVEIRLKEE
- the aspS gene encoding aspartate--tRNA(Asn) ligase codes for the protein MQRKWTSEIGDEDVGKDILLYGWVHEIRDLGGLIFIILRDREGFIQVTLPKKKVPAETFELAKKLKRESVIKVVGTVKKEPKAPQGYEVIPKEIEVLNEAEVPLPLEVTEKVPAELDTRLDHRFLDLRKPKIQAIFRIRHQMLQSVRAFLCEHGFIEVNTPKIVSTATEGGTELFPISYFEKEAFLNQSPQLYKQILMSAGFERVFEIGPIFRAEEHNTTRHLNEAISIDIEMSFTDHEGVMKILEELIVRVYEDVVENCEKFLNWLNLKLDIPSLPFERVTYDEALEIARKKGEEIPWGEDLTTPALRALAEEIGDVHYFIVDWPTECKPFYAMPYEDRPEICKSFDLMKGPLELASGTQRIHKYDMLVESIKAKGLNPESFEFYLEAFRYGMPPHAGWGLGAERLLMSMLNLKNIREAVLFPRDRHRLLP